The nucleotide window GACCCACCGATGTCCAGGAAGTTGGCCGGCTCCCCGCCGTAGTACTTGACCAGATCCATGGTGGCCATCGCCAGGCCGGCTCCGTTGACGCAGCAGCCGACGTTGCCGTCCAGCTTGATGAAGGTGAGCCCAGCCTGTCGCGCTGCCACCTCGGAGGGCGCCTCGGCGCTCTCGTCGCGCAGGGCCTCGATCTCCGGCCGACGGAAGAGCTCGTTGTCGTCGATGTTCATCTTCGCGTCGATCGCCTTCACCTCGCCGTCAGGCGTGACGATCAACGGGTTGATCTCCGCCAGCGAGGCGCCCGAGGCGAGGAACGCCTCGTAGAGCTGGCTCATGATCTTCGCGGCGGCACGCTGCTGCCTGGCGTCGTCGTAGAGCTCCGTGGCGAGCCAGTAGGCCTGGTGAGGCAGAAGCCCGTAGCGCGGGTCGACGGCGAGCTTGCGGATCGCCTCGGGATTGGTGGCGGCGACCTCCTCGATGTCGA belongs to Longimicrobiaceae bacterium and includes:
- the sucC gene encoding ADP-forming succinate--CoA ligase subunit beta gives rise to the protein MNIHEYQAKEILRSHGIPVPPGEVAATPEEAERLARQYGGTVVVKAQVHAGGRGKAGGVKLARSPEEAAEHARRILGMEIKGLPVQKVLVTPAEDIAREAYVGIVVDRASKRAVFMVSAQGGVDIEEVAATNPEAIRKLAVDPRYGLLPHQAYWLATELYDDARQQRAAAKIMSQLYEAFLASGASLAEINPLIVTPDGEVKAIDAKMNIDDNELFRRPEIEALRDESAEAPSEVAARQAGLTFIKLDGNVGCCVNGAGLAMATMDLVKYYGGEPANFLDIGGS